Proteins from one Chelonia mydas isolate rCheMyd1 chromosome 14, rCheMyd1.pri.v2, whole genome shotgun sequence genomic window:
- the LOC122462970 gene encoding uncharacterized protein LOC122462970 isoform X1 — MSPFRLMFCADPVFPEEVSENYTVSVCYYQHLSCTHGIQCVFILQIQPLLHLFTKIPDMNTFGEDFCKEYSINMKSRHDADIALALSNISKAQEKQQRHYAKRKTSKYGEITFDVGDSVMLLNARKRTRKGGVLEPRYRGPYKITTVEGKRVKLQTISGKRLGTMYSIAHLKSCKGPPTLAAESTSEGKIRTEIAVGDTEPETPSEEIRNVDGTVSHDSTVKTIEVTATEEEEYIGQDVSNNDTSDADDNFDDLLMEEVEDKQWILKVKFVMTGKHTERLEAKVRNIKLHGSSFHCLKPRSWISDEVHLSTTNHVFVNGIDSSNIIEIVPFLSSCVVGY; from the exons ATGTCACCCTTTCGACTAATGTTTTGTGCTGACCCAGTGTTTCCAGAAGAAGTTTCAGAGAATTACACGGTAAGTGTATGTTATTACCAGCACCTTTCATGTACACATGGCATTCAGTGtgtcttcattttacaaatacaaCCCCTTCTCCATTTGTTTACAAAGATCCCAGATATGAATACATTCGGGGAAGATTTCTGCAAAGAGTACAGCATAAATATGAAATCAAGACATGATGCTGACATTGCACTGGCCCTAAGTAACATTTCTAAAGcacaagaaaaacaacaaagacaTTATGCTAAAAGAAAGACTtctaaatatggggaaataaCATTTGATGTTGGGGACTCTGTTATGTTACTGAACGCTagaaagagaacaagaaaaggaggagtacTGGAACCTAGGTATCGGGGACCATACAAAATTACGACTGTTGAGGGTAAGAGAGTGAAATTACAGACCATCTCAGGGAAACGGTTAGGAACCATGTACAGTATCGCACACTTAAAATCATGTAAAGGGCCACCCACATTAGCTGCTGAAAGCACATCAGAGGGAAAAATCCGTACTGAAATTGCAGTTGGTGACACTGAACCAGAAACACCCTCAGAAGAGATTAGAAATGTGGATGGCACTGTATCTCACGACAGCACAGTGAAAACCATCGAGGTCACAGCAACGGAAGAAGAGGAGTATATAGGGCAAGATGTTTCAAACAATGATACAAGTGATGCTGATGACAATTTTGATGACCTGCTTATGGAGGAGGTGGAAGACAAGCAATGGATTCTGAAAG tCAAATTTGTAATGACCggcaaacacacagagagactggAGGCCAAAGTGAGAAACATAAAATTGCATGGCTCTTCATTTCATTGCCTGAAACCGAGAAGCTGGATAAGTGATGAGGTACATTTAAGTACCACTAATCATGTATTTGTTAACGGCATTGATTCATCAAATATTATTGAAATTGTGCCCTTTCTTTCATCATGTGTTGTTGGTTATTGA
- the LOC122462970 gene encoding uncharacterized protein LOC122462970 isoform X2, which translates to MSPFRLMFCADPVFPEEVSENYTIPDMNTFGEDFCKEYSINMKSRHDADIALALSNISKAQEKQQRHYAKRKTSKYGEITFDVGDSVMLLNARKRTRKGGVLEPRYRGPYKITTVEGKRVKLQTISGKRLGTMYSIAHLKSCKGPPTLAAESTSEGKIRTEIAVGDTEPETPSEEIRNVDGTVSHDSTVKTIEVTATEEEEYIGQDVSNNDTSDADDNFDDLLMEEVEDKQWILKVKFVMTGKHTERLEAKVRNIKLHGSSFHCLKPRSWISDEVHLSTTNHVFVNGIDSSNIIEIVPFLSSCVVGY; encoded by the exons ATGTCACCCTTTCGACTAATGTTTTGTGCTGACCCAGTGTTTCCAGAAGAAGTTTCAGAGAATTACACG ATCCCAGATATGAATACATTCGGGGAAGATTTCTGCAAAGAGTACAGCATAAATATGAAATCAAGACATGATGCTGACATTGCACTGGCCCTAAGTAACATTTCTAAAGcacaagaaaaacaacaaagacaTTATGCTAAAAGAAAGACTtctaaatatggggaaataaCATTTGATGTTGGGGACTCTGTTATGTTACTGAACGCTagaaagagaacaagaaaaggaggagtacTGGAACCTAGGTATCGGGGACCATACAAAATTACGACTGTTGAGGGTAAGAGAGTGAAATTACAGACCATCTCAGGGAAACGGTTAGGAACCATGTACAGTATCGCACACTTAAAATCATGTAAAGGGCCACCCACATTAGCTGCTGAAAGCACATCAGAGGGAAAAATCCGTACTGAAATTGCAGTTGGTGACACTGAACCAGAAACACCCTCAGAAGAGATTAGAAATGTGGATGGCACTGTATCTCACGACAGCACAGTGAAAACCATCGAGGTCACAGCAACGGAAGAAGAGGAGTATATAGGGCAAGATGTTTCAAACAATGATACAAGTGATGCTGATGACAATTTTGATGACCTGCTTATGGAGGAGGTGGAAGACAAGCAATGGATTCTGAAAG tCAAATTTGTAATGACCggcaaacacacagagagactggAGGCCAAAGTGAGAAACATAAAATTGCATGGCTCTTCATTTCATTGCCTGAAACCGAGAAGCTGGATAAGTGATGAGGTACATTTAAGTACCACTAATCATGTATTTGTTAACGGCATTGATTCATCAAATATTATTGAAATTGTGCCCTTTCTTTCATCATGTGTTGTTGGTTATTGA